The proteins below come from a single Balaenoptera musculus isolate JJ_BM4_2016_0621 chromosome 1, mBalMus1.pri.v3, whole genome shotgun sequence genomic window:
- the CTRC gene encoding chymotrypsin-C → MLGVTVFTAFLAYASSCGVPIFQPNLSARVVGGENAIPHSWPWQISLQYLKNGKWRHTCGGTLITSKHVLTAAHCISNTLTYRVALGKNNLEVENEEGSLFVGVDTIFVHKKWNSFLIRNDIALIKLAEPVKLSDTIQLACLPEEGSLLPQDYPCYVTGWGRLWTNGPIADELQQGLQPVVDHATCSQKDWWDTMVKDTMVCAGGDGVISACNGDSGGPLNCQAQDGSWELRGIVSFGSGLSCNTLKKPTVFTRVSAYINWINQHLQL, encoded by the exons ATGTTGGGCGTCACAGTCTTCACAGCGTTCCTGGCCTACG CCTCCAGCTGCGGCGTCCCCATCTTCCAGCCCAACCTATCAGCCCGGGTGGTGGGCGGAGAGAACGCCATTCCCCACAGCTGGCCCTGGCAG ATCTCCCTCCAATACCTCAAGAATGGCAAGTGGAGGCACACCTGCGGAGGCACCTTGATCACCTCCAAGCACGTCCTCACAGCTGCCCACTGCATCAG CAATACCCTGACTTACCGCGTGGCCCTGGGGAAGAACAACCTGGAGGTGGAGAATGAGGAAGGCTCCCTGTTCGTGGGCGTGGACACCATCTTTGTCCACAAGAAGTGGAACTCCTTCCTAATTCG CAATGACATTGCCCTTATCAAACTGGCGGAGCCCGTGAAACTGAGTGACACCATCCAGCTAGCCTGCCTGCCAGAGGAGGGTTCCTTGCTGCCTCAGGACTACCCCTGCTACGTCACTGGCTGGGGCCGTCTCTGGA CCAACGGCCCCATCGCTGATGAGCTGCAGCAGGGCCTGCAGCCTGTGGTGGATCACGCCACATGCTCCCAGAAAGACTGGTGGGACACCATGGTGAAGGACACCATGGTCTGCGCCGGGGGTGATGGCGTCATCTCAGCCTGCAAC GGGGACTCGGGCGGCCCGCTAAACTGCCAGGCCCAGGACGGCTCTTGGGAGTTGCGGGGCATTGTCAGCTTTGGCTCCGGGCTGAGCTGCAACACCCTCAAGAAGCCCACGGTGTTCACCCGCGTGTCCGCCTACATCAACTGGATCAACCAG CACTTACAGCTGTGA